One Microcebus murinus isolate Inina chromosome 10, M.murinus_Inina_mat1.0, whole genome shotgun sequence DNA segment encodes these proteins:
- the LGALS2 gene encoding galectin-2: MSEDFEIRNMNMKPGTTLKIKGRIPDDANSFAINLGQGSDELNLHFNPRFTESIIVCNTKDGSSWGQEQRDNHQCFTPGSEVKVTITFESDKFNVMLPDGHRLTFPNRLGHNHLSYLSVQNGFKVSSFKFD, encoded by the exons ATGTCG GAGGATTTCGAGATTAGGAACATGAACATGAAGCCGGGGACAACCCTGAAGATCAAGGGCAGGATTCCCGACGACGCCAACAG ctTTGCAATTAATCTGGGCCAGGGGTCAGATGAGTTGAACCTGCACTTCAACCCTCGCTTCACTGAATCCATCATTGTCTGCAACACAAAGGATGGCAGCAGCTGGGGACAAGAGCAACGGGATAATCACCAGTGCTTCACCCCAGGGTCAGAGGTCAAG GTGACCATAACCTTTGAGAGTGACAAATTCAACGTGATGCTGCCAGACGGGCACCGGTTGACCTTTCCCAACAGGCTGGGCCACAACCACCTGAGCTACCTGAGTGTGCAGAATGGGTTCAAGGTCTCCTCCTTCAAGTTTGACTGA
- the CDC42EP1 gene encoding cdc42 effector protein 1, translated as MPGPQGAGGAPTMSLGKLSPVGWVSSSQGKRRLTADMISPPLGDFRHTMHVGRGGDVFGDTSFLSNHGGSSRGTHRSPRGFLAKKLQQVRRVGMPSRRMASPPTPSPAPPAISPIIKNAISLPQLNQAAYDSLLVGKLSFDGSPASSVDGRSAYGLDSGFCTISRLPRSEKPHDGDRDSSFPPEPELRRSDSLLSFRLDLDLGPSLLSELLGVMSLSEAAATETPAPAANSPAPATSPPPRGRRPNGVTAGLGPVAEVRASPVAEGPRAAADQADGRHRGAGWGGSRPYTEVDAWHELAGALPQARASWQSLDEEWAPRAGGRAPVPSTVQANTFEFADAEEDDEVKV; from the exons ATGCCCGGCCCCCAGGGGGCCGGAGGAGCCCCCACCATGAGCCTGGGCAAGCTCTCGCCCGTGGGCTGGGTGTCCAGTTCGCAGGGAAAGAGGCGGCTGACTGCAGACATGATCAGCCCCCCGCTGGGGGACTTCCGCCACACCATGCACGTAGGCCGTGGCGGGGACGTCTTCGGTGACACCTCCTTCCTCAGCAACCATGGTGGCAGCTCCAGGGGCACCCATCGCTCACCCCGAGGCTTCCTGGCCAAGAAGCTACAGCAGGTGCGGAGGGTGGGCATGCCATCCCGGCGGATGGCTTCTCCGCCCACGCCTTCGCCAGCTCCGCCCGCCATCTCCCCCATCATCAAGAACGCCATCTCCCTGCCCCAGCTCAACCAGGCCGCCTATGACAGCCTCCTGGTGGGCAAGCTCAGCTTCGATGGGAGCCCCGCCAGCTCCGTGGACGGCCGCTCAGCTTATG GCCTGGACTCTGGGTTCTGCACCATCTCCCGCCTGCCCCGCTCGGAAAAGCCTCACGATGGGGACCGCGATAGCTCTTTCCCGCCGGAGCCGGAGCTGCGCCGCTCCGACTCGCTCTTGTCCTTCCGCCTGGACCTGGACCTGGGGCCTTCTCTCCTCAGCGAGCTGCTAGGGGTCATGAGCCTCTCAGAAGCCGCCGCAACAGAGACCCCCGCCCCTGCCGCaaactccccagcccctgccacaaGCCCCCCACCTCGTGGACGCCGTCCCAACGGGGTGACTGCTGGGCTGGGCCCCGTGGCTGAGGTGAGGGCCAGCCCTGTGGCGGAGGGTCCCCGAGCAGCCGCTGACCAGGCCGACGGCAGGCACCGGGGGGCGGGCTGGGGGGGCAGCCGCCCCTACACCGAGGTGGACGCCTGGCATGAGCTGGCGGGAGCACTGCCCCAGGCTCGGGCCTCCTGGCAGAGTCTGGATGAAGAGTGGGCGCCCCGGGCGGGCGGCAGGGCCCCCGTGCCCAGCACAGTACAAGCAAACACCTTCGAGTTTGCTGACGCTGAGGAGGACGACGAGGTCAAGGTGTGA